A genomic region of Arachis stenosperma cultivar V10309 chromosome 9, arast.V10309.gnm1.PFL2, whole genome shotgun sequence contains the following coding sequences:
- the LOC130948743 gene encoding 1-aminocyclopropane-1-carboxylate synthase-like, translating into MGVMSKEQSQLLSKIATGNGHGEDSPYFDGWKAYDENPYHPTNNPHGVIQMGLAENQLTADLVEEWVMSNPEASICTPEGVTDFKAIANFQDYHGLPEFRKGVAKFMAKSRGNRVKFEAERIVMSGGATGAHEVTTFCLADPGDAFLVPTPYYPGFDRDLRWRTGVQLVPVTCESSNNFKLTKQALEDAYDKARQDNIRVKGLLITNPSNPLGTILDRATLRTIVKFINDKRIHLVCDEIYAATVFSHPGFISIAEILEEETDMECDRDLVHIVYSLSKDMGFPGFRVGIIYSYNDKVVQCARKMSSFGLVSSQTQHLLASMLNDDEFVGRFLAESAKRLGERYRVFTKGLGQVGIKCLPSNAGLFLWMDLRRLLKKATFEAEMELWQVIIHEVKINVSPGASFHCSEPGWFRVCYANMDDEAVKVSLQRIHTFVLKNKDVVVPDKKRCWQDSLRLSLIKNRRFDDIIMSPHSPIPHSPLVNATN; encoded by the exons ATGGGAGTCATGAGCAAGGAGCAATCCCAATTGTTGTCAAAGATAGCCACCGGCAACGGTCATGGCGAAGACTCACCTTACTTTGACGGGTGGAAGGCTTATGATGAAAACCCTTATCACCCCACCAATAATCCTCACGGTGTTATCCAAATGGGTCTTGCAGAGAATCAG TTAACTGCTGATTTGGTTGAAGAATGGGTGATGAGTAACCCGGAGGCCTCCATTTGCACACCTGAAGGAGTAACTGACTTCAAAGCCATAGCTAACTTTCAGGATTATCATGGTCTCCCAGAGTTCAGAAAA GGTGTGGCTAAATTCATGGCTAAAAGCAGAGGCAACAGAGTGAAGTTTGAGGCAGAGAGAATTGTGATGAGCGGTGGAGCCACCGGAGCACACGAGGTGACAACGTTCTGTTTGGCTGACCCCGGCGATGCCTTCTTGGTGCCTACTCCCTACTATCCAGGTTTTGATAGGGATTTGAGGTGGCGAACAGGGGTACAACTCGTTCCAGTCACATGTGAAAGCTCCAATAATTTCAAGTTGACAAAGCAAGCCTTGGAAGATGCTTACGACAAAGCTCGACAAGACAACATCAGAGTCAAAGGCTTACTCATTACGAACCCGTCAAACCCATTAGGCACAATCTTGGACCGAGCCACCCTTAGAACCATCGTCAAATTCATCAACGATAAGCGCATCCACTTGGTATGCGACGAAATCTACGCCGCCACGGTTTTCAGCCACCCGGGCTTCATAAGCATCGCTGAGATATTGGAGGAAGAAACAGACATGGAATGCGACCGTGACCTCGTTCACATTGTTTATAGCCTCTCCAAGGACATGGGCTTCCCTGGTTTCAGGGTGGGTATCATATATTCCTACAACGACAAGGTTGTCCAGTGCGCACGCAAGATGTCCAGCTTCGGATTGGTGTCTTCACAAACTCAGCATCTTCTGGCTTCCATGCTCAACGACGATGAGTTCGTGGGGAGGTTCCTTGCGGAGAGTGCAAAGAGGTTGGGAGAAAGGTACAGGGTTTTCACAAAGGGATTGGGTCAAGTTGGAATTAAGTGTTTGCCAAGTAATGCTGGGTTGTTCTTGTGGATGGATCTTCGTCGGCTTCTCAAGAAGGCAACATTTGAGGCTGAGATGGAGCTGTGGCAAGTCATCATTCACGAAGTTAAGATCAATGTTTCTCCCGGTGCTTCTTTTCATTGCTCTGAGCCAGGCTGGTTCAGGGTGTGCTATGCCAACATGGATGATGAGGCTGTTAAGGTTTCTCTTCAGAGGATTCACACCTTCGTCCTTAAGAACAAGGATGTCGTTGTTCCTGATAAGAAGCGTTGCTGGCAAGATAGCTTGAGGCTTAGCCTCATCAAGAACCGAAGGTTTGATGATATCATCATGTCACCTCACTCACCGATCCCTCACTCGCCCCTTGTCAATGCTACCAACTGA